The following coding sequences are from one Neovison vison isolate M4711 chromosome X, ASM_NN_V1, whole genome shotgun sequence window:
- the LOC122896843 gene encoding diphosphoinositol polyphosphate phosphohydrolase 3-beta — protein sequence MKCKPNQTRTYDPEGFKKRAACLCFRSELEDEVLLVSSSRYPDRWIVPGGGMEPEEEPGGAAVREVYEEAGVKGKLGRLLGIFEQNQDRKHRTYVYVLTVTEILEDWEDSVSIGRKREWFKIEDAIKVLQCHKPVHAEYLEKLKLGGSPTNGNSVARSLPQSDP from the coding sequence ATGAAGTGCAAGCCGAACCAGACGCGCACCTACGACCCGGAGGGGTTCAAGAAGCGGGCGGCGTGCCTTTGCTTCCGGAGCGAGCTCGAGGACGAGGTGCTGTTAGTGAGTAGCAGTCGGTACCCGGACCGCTGGATCGTGCCGGGCGGGGGCATGGAGCCCGAGGAGGAGCCTGGCGGTGCGGCAGTCCGAGAGGTGTACGAAGAGGCGGGAGTCAAGGGGAAGTTAGGCCGGCTCCTGGGCATTTTCGAACAGAACCAAGACCGCAAGCACAGAACGTACGTGTACGTACTGACTGTCACTGAGATTCTGGAGGATTGGGAAGATTCGGTTAGCATTGGGAGGAAGCGAGAGTGGTTCAAAATCGAAGATGCGATCAAGGTTCTCCAGTGCCACAAGCCCGTGCATGCCGAATATCTGGAAAAACTAAAGCTGGGCGGTTCCCCGACCAATGGAAACTCCGTGGCCCGGTCCCTGCCACAGAGCGATCCCTAG
- the LOC122896844 gene encoding P antigen family member 3-like, whose translation MSGLVKPRSKSKQRRNDQKCSQGIETVVAQQLSGEQLKQKEAPPAKQDITPDQGKEAEGGPVAQEPDGEVDLWELAEPKTWDEGQSQV comes from the exons ATGAGTGGGCTTGTAAAACCAAGATCCAAATctaaacaaagaagaaatgacCAAAAGTGTTCCCAGGGAATTGAAACTGTGGTT GCCCAGCAGCTCAGTGGTGAGCAACTGAAACAGAAGGAGGCACCACCTGCTAAACAGGATATTACACCTGATCAAGGGAAGGAAGCTGAAGGAGGACCTGTGGCTCAAg agcctgATGGGGAAGTTGATCTCTGGGAGCTGGCTGAGCCAAAGACTTGGG ATGAAGGGCAATCACAGGTTTAA